The window catattttcacaggtagatttgtttgcgtttttacagttttgtacattttgcggtataattttttgcgaaatgtcgatctggatacattaaacaagagggcggccaattatatgcgagtactaatttttgcgattttactctcattcgcagaaatagcagaaattaatacacgcgaaaatatgtcaccttaaggtacaCATCACAAGAAATTACCATGAGAAGTTGTGTGAACAATAGCAGCAGTGTTCTTTGCACTGTCAGCAGTGCTCACTGTGTCGATGTTACTAGCAGTACCGATGCCCGAGTCGTGGATGGTAGACACTTGAGAGGAGAGCTTCTCAGAACCGGCGGACCCAGTCTCAGAGGGCTCAGGCGTTTTGTCATCATTCTCAGAAGAATCATCACAAGAATGCGTTCTCAATTCACGTTTTCGAGTTGGATGATTGGAGCTTGTAGCGTCATCACTATCAAGATCTGAATCTGAAGAGTGCATTGTTGTCAGTGAGCCTTCTCGTACAAAGTCGTCATCAGATTGATCAAGCGTAGAGTCAGAGTCAGTTCCATTGTCACTGCTGGAGTAGTGTGAATCATCATCACTACTGGCAACTGTTGATTCGTCATCACCGAAGTCTGAACTGCCTGCTTGGGTCAGGAATGTCCTTTCGGTTGATCCTGTTGAAACATGCGCGGTACTTGGGTTAAAAATACACTTTCTCTTTTTACGTTCATACGGGGAAACATCATCAAGAGTAGCTACATTCTGAGGAGATTCTTCTTCAGTTGGCCATGGGTCAAATAGTTTAGTCTCAGGATCTACGGGTTTGCGTATCTTATGTGTTTTACGAAACCTGGGATGAATATGTGGATGATGAACCATCTCATAGCATTTTTTGCATTTACAAGCCAAGGTAGCATGACAAAATCGAAAGAATATGCGGTTGCAATTTTTATTCTGGCAAATATAGCGACCGCGACCAAACTCTTTGTCTCGAGGGAGGGCATCGTATTTTACCCAACAGTCTTTGCACGTAGATACCCGTTTTGTGGTGAAGACTTTTCTCCACCAAAAATGATTACAACGGAGACAAGCGAATTCCCTAAGTTCAGACACTTCATTAAGCATGTTATGCTGTCTGAGAACAGCCTCTGTTAAGAGGGGTTGTCTAGGATCAACACCACCTTCAAGAATTTTAATCTGATCTTCCTTCTTCATAGATCGTAAGCCTTTTCTTGAACTATGAGCTTTGGCATTTTTGTCACcaggctacatgtacgtatagagAAAAATGGTAAACATTGGTTACAAAATTATGCTTTTACGGTACCTTGTAGAAATGTTGCTGTATGTTTCTCAGTGCTTTATTGACACCACTCTTGGGCCCAATAACTTCAAAACGAACACCAGCAGGCACAGTTCGAACATCAATTTTACATTGTGTGTATCCTCCTATGACTTTGCACATTGCAAATCGATTCCCTTTATTCAGGTATTTTTCTTTTAGCTCCACACATTGAATAACCAATTCCTGTGGTACAGATGGGATAGAGAGGGTCATCTACATTGCATtgcatcacatgcacacaaactaCCTTTTGATGTGTTGCCATTGCTCTGGCTCTTGCTGTACTGTCTCTTTACTAGCAGCAGGAGTTTATTTTGGGGGTGTGCCAGAGCCTTacccaggagtgcatgaataacaCTGATATTATTCATAATCATAGACCATAGACAATActgctagatctatagatcTGTCACTGGAAAAATGGTCCTGAAAAAACTGGTCCGGGGACCAATTTTTTCAATGAAAATTTTGGTCCGGGGACTGAAATTTTCAGAAAAAATTGGTCCCCCCCTGAAATAATCAGTCCGCCTAGACAAAAAGACGTCTCTGGACCAGGAGCGTATGTAGGGCAACCTAGGGTCCTCTCCACATCATATTACGACATACAGATACGCACATACCCATGTACAGGGATGCAGTCACATAATATTCAGGAACTATAGCAGCCTAGCTTGTCAGCCAGGTGTACTAGATAGAGCTGCAGCATGTGAACCTTGAGGCCTCCACATTCTTAAGACTCAAGTGTTTCAAAAGAAAGATCTATTAACGATTGACAGTTTTATAGCttgataaaataatgttactactactacgtataattataatgccgaAGTTCTGTCCGGGAATAGATACAGACGGTACGGGTGCATGGTTCATAGTTTATGGACGGTTAACAGTTACGTCTTAGACTGGTTTAGCACTGCACTGCATACAGTGCCAAACAGCTGATTTTTTGAGAAAAGCAGCAGGAACGTTCACACAGGTGTCATAATGATATACCACTCCTTGCATGTGCTGCATTCCACCCAGTTTTCCATAGTCGCCATCTCTGGCATTCCAGGTGAGCGGAGGTTGTGTGAGCGGAGTCTTCAAGAGGGGATTCCAGGTGAGCAGAGGTTATGTGAGCAGAGTCCTCAGGAGGAGAGTGAGCAGAGTCCATTGATCCAGAATCGCAAGTAGGTGGATCGTTGTATGGCTTGAGATGGGGTCCTGACACTAGTACTGTCTTTGATCCATCGCTTATCTCATATGCACCTCGTGGTTTAACAGAGATGATTTTGTAAGGGCCAGTGTACCTCTTCTTCAGCTTCCCACCTTTTGTCTTTTTGCGAGTATGATTTAGTTTCAGGACTAATTGACCAACCATATATCTCTTAGGCTGTGCATGTTTCTTATCATACAGTTCCTTCTGTTTCTTTTGGGCGGCAAGAATATAGGTTTTTGCTTGGCTcagtcgtacatgattgtgttCACGAGTACGTGTAACATCTAGATTGGGCATTTGCTGCTGATACTCGCGAGCAGCTTGGTCAGGAGAAATGCTTGAGACTTCTACATCAATGGGAAGAGTAGCTTGACGATTGAACATGAGTTCAAAAGGAGTAAACTTTGTTGAATTATGACGAGAGGTATTGTATGCGAAAACACATGTGTCCAGGTAGCTACTCCAGTCTTCTAGCATGTTTTGCAACGTCTGATTGAAACGCTTGTCCAAGCCGTTAgtctataaaataatattatagttgaaAATACATTTTAAATAT of the Halichondria panicea chromosome 2, odHalPani1.1, whole genome shotgun sequence genome contains:
- the LOC135331024 gene encoding uncharacterized protein LOC135331024 isoform X2, yielding MATHQKELVIQCVELKEKYLNKGNRFAMCKVIGGYTQCKIDVRTVPAGVRFEVIGPKSGVNKALRNIQQHFYKPGDKNAKAHSSRKGLRSMKKEDQIKILEGGVDPRQPLLTEAVLRQHNMLNEVSELREFACLRCNHFWWRKVFTTKRVSTCKDCWVKYDALPRDKEFGRGRYICQNKNCNRIFFRFCHATLACKCKKCYEMVHHPHIHPRFRKTHKIRKPVDPETKLFDPWPTEEESPQNVATLDDVSPYERKKRKCIFNPSTAHVSTGSTERTFLTQAGSSDFGDDESTVASSDDDSHYSSSDNGTDSDSTLDQSDDDFVREGSLTTMHSSDSDLDSDDATSSNHPTRKRELRTHSCDDSSENDDKTPEPSETGSAGSEKLSSQVSTIHDSGIGTASNIDTVSTADSAKNTAAIVHTTSHVRFSRREFQKSVDHHGADIIGEGIHVTIPPNAIHQGDEVSVTVQACLDLEGPFEFPSDYEPISPVYLLHPPHIFKSYVELKIKVFADIKNSDEIIFLTSRDKPSVRKKQNVWIFMEEVDVFAKPYYSDGCPAVSVSVRHFCFGLLARRKTKRRKDLYVVCLYFLLPSCLAFFTASLDSDVYMHDFEDYLRKKFKEDSYHGEPRHIRLSANKIELLLPTNTEVEVVLHSSPCIIKQELLDLPKRKKRGFYPPRIAMSIHGTSEQHQVCTFGVIGTEEKIEFNIKVPPSRPPSLSTHSSRSEASDGPTYQSIVDHVGVSEAVLKTQCSSEHLKRIAVLVPNWRELAINLGVQKGYIMDINSDQQLTGPVMKAHSVLDQWHRANGFMASYKILIGALQGDAVLAERVCRIAKELEAELEVE